In Mytilus trossulus isolate FHL-02 chromosome 6, PNRI_Mtr1.1.1.hap1, whole genome shotgun sequence, a single window of DNA contains:
- the LOC134722142 gene encoding NEDD4-binding protein 1-like, with protein MRKMASGSRGLFEEFIVDTEQVSQITRAKSKIERMHEVRIKLKEEAKLDASSKRWIRVEGDVRDRMNAREYIIAMCQPCELYELPFNDKSREFLHEDNLEEIEKQTNACIELGDLNKIQIKGTDLAVTLAISSLENIIGQSNIETDGVIDSENDTNKGAIAGPPSDWEKRLDSTFLRALSNASDGSCKFDDYHNTSAEVKMAILKTLNNELSDNVDENELFDHSGKQKSAGATSLHPIHIYGDDDLRDVTDSDNIQPVDTISEQLTDTVISPRKPSSKSIDTEEVKFLRNFGTSAGYSEEILDEGLLYVDDKTAPSEFLDILKQLKDNKKPKNDEETPMEISDGTPNKSSAFPPPPQVPEGDQGRRSLPKEYKKTLMKHMRAEEDGEMSVDELKKLNEERQKILKTQFESPSKQNSPRGEGSRRKKKNRKKNKKVGQNNNIVSIEKDKKNDEDETSVLEPYESSSEEDCMIMDVEEPSLPVYIQTSSPRQVNNYPQKQRQPIGPQPSSPRQVNNYFPTQRQPLGPADNYARNHFPVNPPQRQEPPSGPRELRYIVIDGSNVAMHHGRGKIFSCKGIQLCVDYFLKRGHTKVTCFVPAWRRYRPRHQNPISDQDILVELNERGLLEFTPARRLDNKLISSYDDRYVVELAETVEGIIVSNDQYRDLMGEKYSWKKIIEERLLQYNFVGDILMIPDDPLGQHGPKLDLFLSKPSRQPSPLRKRHLSPKGATGHQNMWNQPPPPLQQYPPPLMGMQPSLLGPLPNTNWQQPNQYQGQPQGQNKTFPWNNQGQVQNQFQTRNQGPYQNNSRFQGVGQTMPVQNKFPNQSPKKKKGVCNQKQSRPLRTKEKTQEVLKDLKDIFPESEPKILEVIDNHPSETDLTRLSNYVINALAK; from the exons ATGAGAAAGATGGCAAGTGGATCTAGAGGATTGTTTGAAGAGTTTATAGTGGACACGGAACAAGTATCACAGATCACTCGCGcgaaatcaaaaattgaaaggATGCACGAAGTTAGAATTAAGTTGAAAGAAGAAGCAAAACTTGACGCTAGTAGCAAACGTTGGATACGAGTAGAAGGCGACGTGAGAGATAGAATGAATGCCAGG GAATACATCATTGCAATGTGTCAACCATGTGAATTATACGAACTGCCTTTTAATGATAAATCTAGAGAATTTTTACATGAAGATAATTTAGAAGAAATTGAAAAGCAAACCAACGCTTGTATTGAACTTggtgatttaaacaaaatacagatTAAAGGAACTGATTTAGCAGTCACACTTGCAATATCTTCCTTAGAAAATATAATTGGCCAGTCAAATATAGAAACAGATGGGGTTATTGATTCTGAAAATGATACCAACAAAGGTGCCATTGCTGGTCCTCCATCTGATTGGGAGAAAAGATTAGACAGTACATTTCTCAGAGCTTTGTCTAATGCAAGTGATGGTTCATGTAAATTTGACGATTACCATAATACTTCTGCAGAAGTAAAAATGgctattttaaaaactttaaacaatGAATTAAGTGATAATGTTGATGAAAATGAACTGTTTGACCATAGTGGGAAACAAAAGTCAGCTGGTGCCACTTCTCTTCATCCGATTCATATCTATGGTGATGATGACCTAAGAGATGTTACAGATAGTGATAATATACAACCTGTGGATACAATATCAGAACAGCTGACAGATACAGTTATATCACCAAGAAAACCATCTTCTAAATCAATTGACACTGaagaagttaaatttttaagaaattttggaACATCAGCGGGATATTCTGAAGAAATATTAGACGAAGGTTTATTGTATGTTGATGATAAAACAGCTCCAAGTGAATTCCTTGACATACTGAAACaattaaaagacaataaaaagccaaaaaatgaTGAAGAAACACCAATGGAAATCTCAGACGGGACTCCAAATAAGTCTTCAGCCTTTCCACCACCCCCTCAAGTACCAGAAGGAGATCAAGGTCGTAGAAGTTTGCCTAAAGAATACAAGAAGACTCTTATGAAACACATGAGAGCTGAAGAAGATGGAGAAATGTCTGTTGATGAActtaaaaagttaaatgaaGAGCgtcaaaaaattctaaaaacccAATTTGAAAGTCCTTCTAAACAAAACTCACCTAGGGGAGAGGGTAGTcgcagaaagaaaaaaaatcggaagaaaaacaagaaagttggtcaaaataataacattgtttctatagaaaaagacaaaaaaaatgatgaggATGAAACAAGTGTATTAGAACCTTATGAGAGTAGTTCTGAGGAAGACTGTATGATCATGGATGTTGAAGAGCCATCTCTACCTGTTTACATCCAAACTTCTTCTCCTCGTCAAGTAAATAATTATCCTCAAAAACAGAGGCAGCCTATAGGTCCTCAACCTTCTTCTCCTCGTcaagtaaataattattttccaaCGCAAAGGCAGCCTCTTGGTCCAGCAGATAATTATGCTAGGAATCATTTTCCTGTTAACCCTCCTCAACGTCAGGAGCCACCATCTGGTCCAAGAGAATTACGCTATATTGTTATAGACGGTAGTAATGTGGCTATGCA tcATGGACGAGGAAAAATATTTTCCTGCAAAGGAATACAGTTATGTGTTGATTACTTCCTTAAACGTGGTCATACAAAGGTAACATGTTTTGTTCCTGCATGGAGGCGATATAGACCTAGACATCAGAACCCAATATCTGACCAGGATATACTTGTAGAACTAAATGAGAGGGGTCTTCTGGAGTTTACTCCGGCCAGAAGATTGGATAATAAGCTGATCAGTTCTTACGATGATAG ATACGTGGTAGAGTTGGCGGAAACAGTAGAAGGAATCATTGTATCTAACGATCAGTACAGAGATTTAATGGGTGAAAAATATAGttggaaaaaaatcattgaagaAAG ATTACTCCAGTATAATTTTGTTGGTGATATATTAATGATACCAGATGATCCTCTTGGTCAGCATGGACCCAAATTAGATTTATTCTTGTCAAAACCATCCAGACAACCATCTCCATTAAGAAAAAG aCATTTATCACCTAAAGGGGCAACGGGTCATCAGAATATGTGGAATCAACCACCCCCTCCATTACAACAATATCCTCCCCCATTAATGGGCATGCAACCATCATTGTTAGGACCCCTACCTAACACAAACTGGCAGCAACCAAATCAGTATCAGGGACAACCTCAAGGACAGAATAAAACTTTTCCTTGGAATAATCAGGGACAAGTTCAAAACCAATTTCAAACAAGGAATCAAGGACCGTATCAAAACAATTCAAGATTCCAAGGAGTAGGACAAACCATGCCAGTTCAAAACAAATTTCCTAATCAATCCCCCAAGAAAAAGAAGGGTGTGTGCAATCAAAAACAATCAAGGCCTCTAAGGACCAAAGAGAAAACTCAAGAAGTTCTAAAGGATTTAAAGGATATTTTTCCAGAGTCAGAACCGAAAATTTTGGAAGTGATTGATAACCATCCATCAGAAACGGATTTAACAAGACTGTcaaattatgtgataaatgcattGGCTAAATGA
- the LOC134722144 gene encoding uncharacterized protein LOC134722144, which produces MFNMVLLRKLIVSIPRSQIRFYRASVAESEPVCREQYHEFDKNMDRSKFTTIEGTQGQVETLTIQDSKRALEEAIDYSVHGPSVQGIQGGHDDLVDVLYNEKPESDIVQSDANVEAFNCNSSLNLHGCMQSNVPQPFTTSCEHYDSPCNIPGSGVLQKQKYINDAMSGFHPSRQYHTTKSHFKTFAQPSAQQESYPDPQGIQGDDCTLELWMETCMRYNLPNCQDQFVNIKEGRKTLKEVFAEQELMLKEIAENYTSNSKASLSAELQIDTDGPCPQGIQGDDCARYQLWLENCQRFSFGECKDQLTGMKSGRKNLAQILAEQDAQIKQAVAHYYQKRSYSTSSSSNQNGSEVGRDVQSQTNPGKLSNKDRLKRAVKEYGSTVIVFHVGISLISLGGFYLAVSSGIDMVSLLTKIGVGESLLQSKLTTGASTFVVAYAVHKVFAPVRIAITLTSVPLIVRYLRRIGFLKPPKISK; this is translated from the exons atgtttaatatggTGCTCTTACGAAAATTGATAGTTTCAATACCTCGCTCTCAAATAAGATTTTACAGAGCATCTGTAGCTGAGAGCGAACCAGTTTGTCGAGAACAGTACCATGAGTTTGACAAAAACATGGATCGTTCGAAGTTCACAACTATCGAAGGAACCCAAGGACAAGTGGAAACTTTGACAATTCAGGATTCTAAGAGAGCATTGGAAGAAGCAATAGACTATTCTGTACATGGACCCAGTGTTCAGGGAATTCAAGGTGGACATGATGACTTGGTTGATGTTTTGTACAATGAAAAGCCAGAGTCGGATATAGTACAATCTGATGCTAATGTTGAGGCGTTTAACTGTAATAGCAGTTTGAATTTACATGGATGTATGCAGTCTAATGTACCCCAGCCATTCACCACTAGTTGTGAACACTATGACTCTCCTTGTAATATTCCAGGCAGTGGGGTATTACAGAAGCAAAAGTATATAAATGATGCTATGAGTGGGTTTCATCCATCAAGACAATATCACACAACTAAATcacatttcaaaacatttgcTCAACCTTCAGCTCAGCAGGAGTCATATCCTGACCCACAAGGAATTCAAGGAGATGACTGCACCCTAGAACTTTGGATGGAAACTTGCATGAGATACAACCTTCCTAATTGTCAAGACCAATTTGTTAATATTAAGGAAGGTAGAAAAACACTGAAGGAGGTGTTTGCTGAGCAAGAGTTAATGCTAAAAGAAATAGCAGAAAACTACACATCCAATTCTAAAGCTAGCCTTTCTGCCGAATTACAAATTGACACTGATGGTCCATGCCCACAAGGGATACAAGGTGATGACTGTGCACGCTATCAGTTATGGTTAGAAAATTGCCAGCGATTTAGCTTTGGTGAATGTAAAGACCAGTTAACAGGAATGAAAAGTGGAAGAAAAAATCTAGCACAAATTTTGGCTGAACAGGATGCACAAATAAAACAGGCAGTTGCCCATTACTACCAGAAAAGAAGTTATTCAACATCCTCATCATCAAACCAAAACGGATCTGAGGTTGGTAGAGATGTGCAATCTCAAACAAACCCAGGGAAATTAAGTAATAAGGACCGTTTAAAAAGGGCAGTGAAAGAGTATGGTTCAACAGTTATAGTTTTCCATGTAGGAATATCTCTGATTTCTCTTGGAGGCTTTTATCTGGCTGTGTCAAG tggAATTGATATGGTATCATTGCTGACAAAGATAGGAGTTGGTGAAAGTCTACTCCAGTCCAAACTGACCACTGGTGCCAGTACCTTTGTAGTAGCCTATGCTGTACATAAAGTGTTTGCTCCAGTTAGAATAGCTATAACCTTGACATCTGTGCCTTTAATAGTTAGATATTTAAGAAGAATTGGTTTTTTGAAACCTCCTAAGATATCTAAATGA
- the LOC134723852 gene encoding NADH dehydrogenase (ubiquinone) complex I, assembly factor 6-like yields the protein MPIAFAIQAFNVETAQIGDIHFASDIKTGLIRMQFWKDSIEKIYEGSPPHTPTALALSQCIRKKKLSKDLFFKIIDARYSKLNADFYKSIQDIEDYSEDTKSSILYLFLESEGITDKQVHHVASHIGKSQGMVTLLRGLPYNSSKGRIYLPRESLLKFKISGEDVMRGRKQKEICDIVFEVASVAKQHLETARSMKKEVPSAVLPLFLNSVICDKYLTQLQKVDFNVFHPSLQKKNGLLPLQLLIQKIRRKY from the exons ATGCCAATAGCTTTTGCTATACAAGCATTTAATGTGGAAACAGCTCAG ATTGGAGACATACATTTTGCATCTGATATTAAAACAGGTCTGATAAGAATGCAGTTTTGGAAGGATAGCATTGAAAAGATATATGAG GGTTCTCCACCTCACACACCTACAGCTTTAGCCTTATCACAG tgtataagaaagaagaaactttccaaagatttgttttttaaaataattgatgcaaga tattcaaaattaaatgcaGACTTTTACAAGAGCATACAAGACATAGAAGATTATTCTGAAGACACAAAGTCATCTATactgtatttatttttagaatctGAAG GTATAACAGACAAGCAGGTTCATCATGTAGCTAGTCACATTGGTAAATCACAGGGTATGGTCACATTACTGAGGGGATTACCATATAATTCTAGTAAAGGTAGAATCTACCTGCCAAGAGAATCTCTGTTAAag tTCAAAATCTCAGGAGAAGATGTAATGAGaggaagaaaacaaaaagaaatctgtgatattgtatttgaagtagCTAGTGTTGCCAAGCAGCATTTAGAAACG gcAAGGTCTATGAAGAAGGAAGTACCATCAGCTGTTCTTCCTTTGTTCTTGAATTCT gttatctgtgataaatatttaacacagcTACAAAAAGTTGACTTTAATGTATTCCATCCATCActacaaaagaaaaatggaTTACTGCCATTGCAATTATTAATACAAAAGATCAGAAGAAAATACTAA